The following nucleotide sequence is from Anopheles stephensi strain Indian chromosome 3, UCI_ANSTEP_V1.0, whole genome shotgun sequence.
AGTGGGCAAGTACCGTGATTGCTTCGAGCTGCGACACGATGTAGTCGATCGACTGTACCAGGATCCGATCGCGTCGCGTTACTCTATCCAAATTGTTGCACAGCTGATGTATCACACTGATCACGATATTCGTAAGATTGCCTGGAGGCAAACAGGTCAAGCAGGCCGTTATCATGTCGGTCCAGTTCTTGTGCACGTGCTGCAGCCGATCGCACGCGAGCGCGGACAGGATCGTTGACAGGAACATGGGTTGCTGGGCGAGCAGCAGATTCGGGGTGTACCGGTACGTACGCTTGGTTTCCGGCGCGACTTTAGTCGGAGAAGCGCTCGAAGTAGTGCCAGAGCTCCCGCTCTTCCCGCTCGCCGTTGAACTCCCAGCGATATTGGGTGTCCCCGAAGCTGCCGCCGTTGCTGCAGCTCCTTCTCCACCGTCCGCCCGCTGCAGAGTGATCTCATGCTCTAGCTTCAGCAGTGCCAACAGCAGCCGAAGAAGCTCGATCTGGTATGCTTCCGCATTCTGCCGCGTGCTTTCCGGATCGCTGTACCGAAGAACCTCATCCGCTGGGCAAGTGTAGCCACCGGGGCTCGAGAAGTAATTCACCGAGGATGCCAAGCAGTAGAGCACAATCTTCTGCACCTTACACTTGTCCAGCAGGTCCGCTACGTAGTTGGCAAGATTTTTGCCCACATCCCGAACCACCGCCAGCAACTCGCCGAAGATTGTGGTCATCAGCTCGATGCACTCGAGCTGAATCTTGGCGTTCGTGTTAAAGTCGTCCCGCGACGGTTGCCGTCCCTTGCCATCCCTTCCCTGGTCGGTCTGATAGCTGCGCGTGTAGTACAGGAGCACGGTAAGAATCACCTCCAGATACATGCTTCCCCGATACAAATTCTGATGCTCCGAATCGTCCCGCGCTTCCGTAAAACCTTTCCCGAAGATGTTCCGTCGATGACGTAGCAGCAGCGACTTGATCTGCCCGCTCGAAACGGATGTGGTCACCGAGAGGCACAAAAAGAAGCGAGCATCATTCGTGAGAATGTTGCGCAATGTTTCGATCGTGTACAGCACCTGCTTCGTATTGAACACGGACTCGTACACGAGAAAGTGCGTGTGGAAGGGATACAGCTTGTTTCCATTGCGCCAGCTCTTGATGCGAGTGAACGTCACCTTGGGAGGAGCTTTTTCTTCCTCACTGCCGGCCGCTCCCGACTCGCCCCCGGATgtgctggtggcggtggtcgTTGTGGTCATAGTAATGCTACCATCCTCGTTTGTGATCTCATCCGTGGTGATGGTTCCGTTTACCGAGGGCGATAACCCATTCGTTAGAGTATAGGAAGAGCCGGAAAGCAGCGAATCCTCACCAGCACCGGAGAGGTTCCCCGAGGAGATGAGATACGTCTTGCGATTGCGGAAACGATCGCTCGATTTGCTGATAAAGTCCACTATCGGACCGTCCTCCACGTACCGCTTAATAGGTTCATTGTCCACGTACCCTTCGGATCCTCGCAGTCTACTGTTGCGCTGTTTGCCTCTTGCATGTCCCGCGAAGTCCGATTCACTATCGTTTGTATCGTCCAGATCGGACGTTGATCGGTGAAATTCTTTCTTCCCCAGATGTGATGTTCCCCCCGGCGTTGCCAGAGAGCTCGGTTCCGATATACCACTGTCCATATCACCTGCTGCTAATAATCCCATGGAATTGGAACGATTTCTCATTCCAGCGCTCTTCGCCGACAATTGTTCCGACTCCAGCGGGTTGATAATCACCGAGATCTTTCCATACTGTCCTTCATCTTCTCCCTGCTCGGATGGCAAACCACCACCTTGCTGTGTCTTCTTTCCAACGCTCTCGTTCGTGACGTAGTTCGACACAATCAACTGTCCGCCACTGCCAGCCGTGCCGGATCGTCCCGAATCGCCTCCCTTAGagcttccaccaccaccaccaccgatggaAACGCCAAAGATCTTTTTCTGAATTGACCTGATAGGGCTTCGCTTCTTCCCCAACCCGGCAGCCGGATCCATGTGATACCGTATCTGACCGTCTTCCGAGCTGACCGCAAAGCAGGCCAGATTTAACTGCACATCCGCATCGGCCAGCAGCTCCTTTTCCCATTCGCTCACCGATCCACCGTTCGTCGTGCCATCGTCCAGCTCGGCTCCTGCGCCGGCACCTCGCAAACGCTTGGGACAGAAAACACTCAACCGTTTCGTGCTTTCGTTCAGCAGAATCTTCAGCAGTAACTTCAAGATGCGCCCGATATCGCCTCGCACTAGCGCTTCTCGTAGCCAGTTTGCTGTCTTCACCTGTATCGATACGTTTCTCGGCAGGGTAAGCGAATCCAGCACCAAGAACAGCAGCTTCTCGAACTCATTCCCGTGGTATGTGTCGCGGCCAAGCTTCCACAGCAGTTGAAACTTCCGGAAGCCCTCCGAATCGATTTTCAGTTCCGTCTTCGCCAACACCGGAATTTGCCACAGGGCGTGCAGTGCGGACGGATCCTTCCTCCGAACGGTGCGCTCCACCACGCCCCTATAGTGACCCTCGGCCGTCTCATCATCGTCAAACAAGCTTTGTGGGACGAGCAGACGATCGATTATGACATGCTCCGTAAACCGGCTGTCGAGACAGTTGTGTAGCCGGTACAGAAGTTGGCTGATGGTGCGTGCTTCCGGTCGAGACGCGTCCAGATACTCCCAAAGCATCGTGGTCAACACCTGGAACACTTTGGTACGTCGCTCCAAGCAGTTAACGTGCGACAACTTTAACAGAGGCATCATCAGCACGATCGTTTTCCCATTGCCGGAGTCTTTCGAcgatttcttcccattcgTGCGCAGTAAACCGATCATATCGATCAGCGTTTGGGCCGCTGAGAGCTGTGTGTCGAGATCGCTCACGAAGATCACTAGCACCGTAAGTGCTTTCAACCAACCGGGCACATCGTCCAACCGTTCCGCGTGTCCGCCCTCGTTACGATAGCTTGGAAATGAAGACATTTCCGTGAGCACATTACAGGCCAGCTTCAGCGCGTTTCGCAACGACTCACAGACGGGTGTACGAGAGACTCGCGACAGTTTGTCATTGCCCCGCACCAATTGCGTTATTTCGTACTCCTGCTTTCGACTCATTTCTCGAGCGGGCGCTTTCGCCGCGGGTGTTTCTGGTCGTCCTTCCACCGATTGAGCCAACATTGCAGTGAGCTTCACTCTCGAAGATTGCGCGTTTGTTAACAGCGTCTCAAACACTGCATCCAGCTCGCACATCAATGTGTTTATGACAACCAAATCCTGATCGTGCGCCGCGGCTGATGGGTCATTTGCGCTGAGAACAACGTTCCCCTGCAGACTGACTTGCTCTCCGCACGAACTGTCCACCTGAGACAACAGCTTGCGACATATGTACAGCTCGAAAAAGGACACATACTGCCGTATACAACGGTCCAAGATGGGACAGTCGGGTAGCTGAGCTACTGCAGCGGAACCAGCGCTTTCCGTGGACTGCACCTGTATGAGGATTCCTCTCCCAGCGAGTGCCGCTTCCTCCGCTCCATTACTGCCGGTACTGCTGCGACTTCGAGTACTGTTCGAGTTGCTGCTAtagctactgctactactgctggtggtgctgctatTACTACTGCAGCTGAACCGCTTCCGTCCCTCGATCGGCGGCTCCTCTTCCGCGCCACTCGCCAGCTCGTTTCCACTGACCCCGATGCCGTTTTCTAAGTTTGGCGTCGAACTCGCCCCACTTATCTTCACCTCTGACTCCGCATGGCTAAGCTTCGTTTTGCTACCCTTCAGCGAGCCCTCCCGGCTGGAGTTTAGCTCGCTCAGCTTCGTGTATGACTTGGACTTTTTGCTCTTTTTACTATACTTTCCACTGCTCGGACCAGATCCCGATCCTCCGCTGCCCTTCTTGTGCAATCCTTGGCTTGAGCTTGATCGCTGAAATGTGCCGTTCTCCAGCACCTGCAGAGACGTTTCGTGTATTTTGGAATCGCTGCTGCTCTTCTCCAGATTGTTACACTCTTTCGTCCCATCACTCTGCAGCCCTGTGGCATTCTGTGGAGTAGCACTGGCACTTCGACTCAGCGAAAGATCAAACACCTTTTCCGACATAATCATAGGCTGGATTTTGGACACTATCTTCACGAGCAACCGCAACGAGCTCGCTACCTCGACCGAATGCATATTGCTCTCGTAGGTCGTGAGCATGGAGATGAGCGATAGTAGGAACTTGGGCAGATGGACACGCGTCGTCTCGTTGTACATCTCCAGCGAGAGCGTCTCCAGTAGGAACTCAGTCAGATGGCAAACCTCCACCGTGGTGGCAGGGCCTGAATCGATCTGTATCGGGTCTGTGTCGGTACGCTGCCGCTCCGGCCGGATTGCGGCTTCACGGTACAACCGTGCCATGTAGTTCCATATGTACGCTGGATCGAACGTCGAGAACAGCAGGTTGGCGGACTTTTGCACCTCCAAGTTACCGTTGCACAGCGATATTGCACGAATGATGTCACAGAGCAGATCGTCCAGAATCCGGAGACCAATTTCTGCTTTGTCCAGCAACGAAATCAGTATCCGATACGGACTGAGATCAACTGGCGTGTGTGTTATGCTCTCCTTTAAGATCATTTTGAATGCGGCTATGAGGCGTTTTTTTGCGTGTCGCTCGAAATACGTGTTCGGATCGTAGGGTTCGGATGAATTGCCGGACGCAGAAGCGGCTACTGTGGTCGCGCCTTGCATATGTTTGCCCATGCTGGTGTCGGCGCCAAGCAGCCAAGAGTAAAGACGCCGGTTCAGCGACATGTCCCGTCGCAGGATCGTGTTGAGAGCCGTCTTGACCAGTCGCGTAGTGTACATCTCCGAGAGCAGTGGATCGTGCATGGGAAAGGCCAGCAGTAGAAATTCGAGTGTGTTCCGCTGTACCAGTATAACGGCATCGTTCAGACAACTGCAGAGCCCGTTCACCATTAGCTCCACACTGCTGCCCAACAGTTCTCGTTGGGCGGCGCAGGGCATCTTCTTGTTGTAGTGCTCCAGCACGTACGTAATGGCTGGCAACCGGACGGACGCATTCGTCACAATGCACTCCCACAGACAGGTGTAAAAGCATTCCAACTGCACAGCGATGCACACCTTATCCAGCAGCTGGTTCGTACGCTCAAAGTGATCCTGGCCGGCTTCCAGGCCAGGGAACACACCACTCAGAAATCCGCTCAGTGCGGGTCGTAGCTTCTCGCCGAGCGGTACGAAGTACTTCTCGTAGATCGATAGCAGGGTTGGTCGCACGTTCATGGCCGAGTACCCCAGCAGCGGAAACAATCCTGCACTGTAGATAAACAGCTCGTGTGCGAGCCTTTCCACCCCGACATTGCTGAAGATGACGTCGTACGACTCGAGTGCCTTCAGATGCACACCCGACGGTAGTGCCGGATGCATGCATTGTGCCAGCCGTTTGGAAATCTTGATCCGTCGCGGAATGATTTGATACTGTGCGTTCGAGGAGATCACTTTGTTCAGCTTGCCTAGCGCCGAGATGAGATCGGCCCATTCGCTGGAATATTCAAAGTTCTTCAGCGCCTTATCTATGTTCGAGATGTACACGCGGTACTTTTGTTGCTTCATCAGATCGTACTCTTCCATCATGCCGGACCCGTTTGCGGTGTCCATGGTTGGCAGCGTGTCGCGTTTTACACCTTTTGGACCGCTTGACGAAGCTAAAAAGAGAAGgagagcaacagaaaaaagaatgaaaattcAAAACTTCTGAACAAACACACGTTTGgaggttgtttgttttaacaGGTCCCACCGCTTCACCGACATCCGCTGGAGACAGGGGAAAAAAGACAAGCATAACCCGCACATCGTACCACATGTTGCATAGCATTTTTTTGGGGGCAACATGGCGATAACACCACGACGGAGACACACCACCGAAAAACCGGTCGTTCCAGGAAACTTCAGCGATTCGGTGTGAATCCCCCATCCGAAGTAGTAGATACCGATCGGGTTGGAGTGCCGATTGCACGGTGTGAAGAAGATATCGATGCGTGGTGGTTGTGCATTATGGAGATGTAAAAAGCACACGCAACCAACCCAACTGTATTGACTTCAAGAAAGCAAGATAAGTAGTCGGGTGTAATGCACACGGACTCTGTCAATGGGAAGATAAATCGCCTAAGGCCACAAGAGATATCCTCACTGTCTGGTTCGTTAGGTAAACATCCTCCACTCTTCTACCGTTTCGTTTATCGATAAGCTCGCAGATATTCGAATCCCTCCTGCTGGTGAAGGTTGTTCTACCACCATCTGGCTGCTGGCCTGCTAGCGAACGACTTCAAGGTGTTCACCCGTCTTGAACACACCTTGCTTTTTCTTGCTGCGCGTTTTCATGGTGCTCCATCAAACTGCTACCAGAACACAAATCCGAGTAGGTCTGAGGTTGCAAAATTCGCCTTTTCCTAAACACTCTGCTTCCAACACGGCACAATACGCAGTGCTCGGTTGCTAGATGATGACGACAGCGACGACTGGCTGCTAATAAGCGACGACCCCCTCCAgtggtcgttgtcgtcgtcgtcgtcgtagtgTCGTGATGGTGGATCCACATCGCACAGGGTcgcacacacagcagcagcagcagcagcatagcaAAAGGTGATTTACACTACACCATTGTGTGCATGATTGGTGACTGTGGGGTGGTGGGGTACTCCCCGTACTCGCTGCTAGCTAGTTGATGCAATTTTCGTGTGATTCAACAAAAACCTATCAGCACCGACCGGTGGGCGGAAGGAGCAGCGGGCGTAGGGTTCGAAAATATGCCTTTGTATTTGCGTTATACGCGTTGTCGAACGATTCTGATAAGAGCTAGGGCCGGAACGGGTCGAAAATTCCGATAGTGGGTTGCCGTTTTCATCATAGAACAAACAAATCGACAGGCTCGGGGAGGTTTGACTCATCTAACTGCACTAGGAGGACGACATAGGTGGACCAGCCCAACTTCTAGCGAAACGTTACGATCGCAGAACGAGCGGCAGGAACGGCAGGTATATTGCGATGTTCCTTTAGCCAACATTCAGGGCACCGAACCACTCACCGACACAGTACAGTTATCTGTGGTGCGTTGTATGCGCAAGGGTGGGAAAGGCGGAGAACACACCAATCGAATTACGAACACCCCCGACTGGCTTGCCATAACACACTTCCCGGTCGCCTACTATTCGCGAGAAAACTTATGCGTAGTTACGTGCATTACTGCGCCTGGGGCCGTTGGCGCTCTAGGGTTGCTACGATTGTACCCCACATACATATATTGTCAGATCCGTTATCCATAAGCCGCGAGAGCTGGCTCCCATTCATTACTTACGTGTGTTTCTTCTTCACGACTGCTCTCTCATGTGCCCGTTTCCACTACGCGCCAGCACCCCCAGTTTCTGGAACAGCTGGCTTACCCGGACACCCTCCtcccctccacacacacacgcacacacacactgccgtTTGCTCTTTAGCGCACTTGATCTATTTCTTTGTGTGATCCACTTTGCTGCTCCTACTGCCGATGCTCGCACCGCGCATCATAATATCTCTTGTGGgatggttttgtggttttccaAAAACTCacttcacaaacacacacgcagacactCAGATACACAACTCCACGGTGCCACCCACCCAATTCTTGGTGGCGAGCGAAGATGCTTTTCCCGATGCGAAACTGCGGACgaaatgttgtgtgttgtgtgcgcgaagcagaagaaaaaaatcgatgATGTCAACGTAGATAAACAAGGTCTCGCACACAGTTTGACAGCGCACACAGAACAAAATACCCATTGTGCTTTGCTTCTCACGGAGACGGAGCAGCAATTGCAACCACAATTCACTCGCTGCGGTGACCTTTTTCGTGGCGGAGCGTGGCGTAAGGTCAATCCGTTCTGGGTTTTCTGCGAAACTGCAGCCGCGCGCGGTCCACGCGTCCGTTTGCTTTCGCGTTCTCACAATTGCCTTTGTTGACCTCCAGTGCggcgagtgtgtgagtgtgtattgCTATTTacgtgtttttccttctctgtctctcttttgTTCTTGTTCCCCAATTTGACACACCACGTCAAAGTGAcgttttggggggaaaacaaACTCAACTGTCAAACTGCGGGTCTGCGCAGCTTCCATCCCCCCTTCTCCCTCCCACATTGTTGAACCAGAAATGCACCCCCATCAATATTGGGGATGAAGGTGGCAAAAGGAAGCCTCGCAAATGTCATCGGGTGCAGAAAAAAGGATAATGCGAGGGTTGAAAACAGACCACTGAAACACTCTCGCGTAGCATTCCTGTACAGTGTAATCTAATAGACGGGAGGTGAAGATTGCAGAACCGATTCAGATAATGGTGAAACGCACCTAGGACACGGGTTGGTCAaggcgtgtttgtgtgtgcgtgcgcgagtgtgtgtggtggccCGTATCCGGTGCAGGCAAAAGGATTCTCCCACCCAGCAAAAGGAGGCCACACTCGCCGACCCGATTATGAAACTAGGTCCCTGTCCCGTGAACGTGCAGCAGCGAGCAGCGTGAATCGCAACGGGAAAGCGCTCTGGCTATCTTCGATTGGTGGCAACGACGTCGACGGTGGGGTCGGTGGTGGCTCGCGCTACCACGGATCGGTCAGATGGGCATGAATAAGGCGCTGCTAGTGTTTATTGTGGCCAGCGGGTTTCTACTGTTTATCTACGCCAACAGTAGCGTTTTCAATCGGCACCTGGTGCAGAAGGATGCGCCGGAACggttggcggcggcggcagcagcggcCCTGGTACACCACAaccatcagcaccaccacAAACCGCACGAGGGGAAGCACCGGAATGGGACGGGAAGCGAAAACGGCACGAGCGATATCGCGGCAAGCAAGCTGAAGCGCGTGAAGTACGTTTCCAAGGGCACGAACGACACGGAGTACAACATCTTCCTGATCTACACGAAGGAAAGCCAAAACCTGATCCTGCACAGTCAGCTGGAGCTGTTTCTGCGCAGCCTGCTGAAGTACAGCACGATCGAGCTGCATCTGCACATCATCACGGACGAGCAGAGCGAACGATCGGCGGAAGAGCTGATCAAGCAGCAGATCGAGCGATTTCACCGAACCGCATTCTACACGCTGTACGATGTGCGGGACTGTGCGGAGAAGATCAGCGACATCGTGCATGGCATGATGCCACTGTTCAACTACCGGTCCGGCAGCTACTACAGCGATGCCTTATTTCTGCTGTCGCTTGGGCTGCACCGTATCGTCGATCGGAACATGCGCCGGGCGATTCTGATCGACTGTGATGTCGTGTTTCGGGCATCCGTAAAGGAACTGTTCGATCAGTTCGAGCTGTTCGCACCGGACCAGCTGTTCGGGTTGGCTCCTGAGCTGACGCCCGTGTATCGACATGTCCTTTCCCGCTATCGGATGAACAATCCACAGACCATCTTCGGAAGTCCTTACTACATGGACAAACTACCCGAGCAATCGGACGTACTGCCGGCATCTGCGAACGAAGTGTCGCACAGCATGAAAGCAGCAGCGAGCAGTGAGATTCGACGGCATGGATACCCGGGATTGAACTCCGGGGTCGTCATGCTACACCTGGATCGCATTCGACGGTCGCGACTGTACGAAGAGATCATCAAGGAGTCGACGGTGAAGAACATGGCGGATAAATATTCCTTCCAGGGCCATCTGGGCGATCAGGACTTTTACACGCTGATGGGATTCGAGTTTCCCGGGCTGATCTATCGGTTGGATTGCGTGTGGAACCGGCAGCTGTGCACGTGGTGGCGAGAGCACGGCTACAGCGACATCTTCGATCGGTACTTCCACTGTGAAGGCACGGTCAAGATCTACCACGGCAACTGCAACACGCGGGCACCGGAATAGGTCGCTCTCGCTCCATCTATCTGTCCTCCTTCTCTCTTTGAATCCTCCGACTCGTATGTGTTCGTACATTCCAGTACACCCCCCAGCGTCCATTTGTTCTTCGACATTCCATAACTGTAGAAGCGTTCCGTTTGGCCATAGTAGCATCTAGGCGAGTAAAGTTTGTTGTAGGATGAGTTAAGTCCGATCTCAGCGCGTCTCTTTGCGCctaaacaacacacacacacacacacgcacggtcGGTCGTATCCTTTTGGCACGATGGATTAGGcggttttatgtttgtttgtttgtctcctAGACGCCCCAGCTCTTCCATGACGCGCCTATCGATCGTATAACGAATCGTATAGCGGGTTTGTCGGAAGTTTTTAAGAAGAACGACACGTGTCTACGTCCGTGTGCAATAATGACTTCGTTCTTGTGcctttgttttaattgttttgtccGTAGTTTTACGCTAGTTTCCTCTTGTTATGCAACGAAATGATTTTATATTGTTAGCCCTTAGTTAGTTTTAGCCGCGCCTAGTGCATTTATACACTCTCGTTAGCTGTCAGTGTGACCGTGTTGAATTGCTAGAGGGAATTGAGCCGACATGGTTTTAACTAATGCGAAACCCGTGCATTTTTTGCCAGTAGGGAGTGAACGAATAAGAATCAAATTAGGTTAGGTCgtacaacaaaacagaagaacaAACGCGTACCACGCAACATCGCAGAATCTCTTCAATACCGT
It contains:
- the LOC118512092 gene encoding xyloside xylosyltransferase 1, with amino-acid sequence MGMNKALLVFIVASGFLLFIYANSSVFNRHLVQKDAPERLAAAAAAALVHHNHQHHHKPHEGKHRNGTGSENGTSDIAASKLKRVKYVSKGTNDTEYNIFLIYTKESQNLILHSQLELFLRSLLKYSTIELHLHIITDEQSERSAEELIKQQIERFHRTAFYTLYDVRDCAEKISDIVHGMMPLFNYRSGSYYSDALFLLSLGLHRIVDRNMRRAILIDCDVVFRASVKELFDQFELFAPDQLFGLAPELTPVYRHVLSRYRMNNPQTIFGSPYYMDKLPEQSDVLPASANEVSHSMKAAASSEIRRHGYPGLNSGVVMLHLDRIRRSRLYEEIIKESTVKNMADKYSFQGHLGDQDFYTLMGFEFPGLIYRLDCVWNRQLCTWWREHGYSDIFDRYFHCEGTVKIYHGNCNTRAPE